The following nucleotide sequence is from Streptomyces sp. NBC_00239.
CACGGCCGTCACAGATGACGTCGTACGGCATTCCCCGTACCGGTCTTCCGCCTCAGCCCGGCGCGAGCAAGCTGGTGACTTCGGCGATCGCCTCCGGGGAAGGGTGGAAGTACTTCCGCACGCTCTCCGCCTTCTTGTGCCGGGACTGCGCCATCAGCATGAGCAGGCAGGCCCGCCCCGGCCTGACCCAGGTGGGTCAGGCCGGAGTGCCGCCACTCATTCAGATCCCAGCCAGTGCCCAGCTCACCGCCGTTGGTGGTGGTCAGGAGGTCGGCGACGAGGTCGGCGAATTCCTCGGGGTCGAGGATGCGGATGCCCAGTTCCTCGGCCTTGGTGCGTTTGGAGCCGGCCTTCTCGCCCGCCACCACGAGGGTGGTGCGCTTCGACACCGACGACGATGCCTTTCCGCCCGCCCGCTCGATCAGCTCGTTCATCTCGTTCCGGGACAACACCGCGAGGGGGCCGGTCATGGAGCCGGTCACCACGACGGCCTGTCCGGCCAGCGGGCCGCCCGCCGAGTCCTCGCCGTCGGTCGCATCGGTCGCATCGGTCGCGGGCTTCTCCGGCTCGGTGACCTGCGTGCCGACCTGCTGGGCCTCGAGTCTGTCGAGGAGCGGGGCGAGTTCGACGAGTTCGGCCGCAATGACGTGGGCCTTCTCCGTGCCGATGCCGTCGACCCCGGCCAGCGTGTCCGCGCCGGCGACCCGGATCGCGGCCATCGACCTGAAGTGCGCGGCGATCCGGCGGACATCGTGCACCCAACGATCTTGCTTCCGGCAGGCCCAAAATCGACGCTACGGACCATCCAGCACCCTCAAGGCTGATAAGCCTCTCATCCCTACCTCGACAGAATGACATCCCCCCATCAGCGAAAACTAATCATTCGTTCCGATGCGAAACTGGGCTGCAGAGGATGGGTCTCGGGCAGCTAGGTGTGGGCGCACAGGAATTGGCCGAATACCGCACTACGCGACATCCGACCTCCTTCTCCATTAATGCCTACACATTTCAGGTCAAGCCGCACGGAATTAACACTTCCGAATTGACTTACAGACAGTTCTATAGTGACCCATATGCCACCAGAGCAGGCCGCAGGCAATGTTGTTGGACATCCCTTGATCTTTCTGCTGCACCTCTGATTGCATAGCAATGCAGGACCCTTCGCGCCGAACGCCGCCATTCACGGAAACCGTGGAGAAATCACGGATCTCGCAACGAGCCAGCACAGATAGAAAACTCAGTCGGAAGAAGGCGGTATTCACTGGGATGGCGGGCGGCAATAGGGCTCGCGCCGAGTGCTACCCATGCCACCAGTTCCATCCGGAAAGAGGAACCAGGCCCCATGTGGTGTGGGAGCGCTTCTGTAATTCGATCAGGGCGTCAGGTAATGGTTGCGCACTATTCCCTTCTCCCGATGACCAACCCCTGGAAACCACGAAAAGGGAAAGATGATCCGAAGATTTGCAGTGACAGCGGCCATTGTTGCTGGACTTGTGCTCACTGGTAACGGTGCAGCCACGGCCACGACCTCCAGCACAACGGGTCGGACCACCTCCGCCCAGATCCCGGAGGCGGCGACTGTTCAAGTGGCCGCGGATTGCCCATCAATCTCAACATCACAGCCCACAGTTGGACGTAACCGGGACGGGCGACTGGAAGCGTTCGCCCAAAACGAACTCGACGATCGGATCTGGCACGTCTGGCAGACTTCCCCGAACGGCGCTTGGAGCTGTTGGCTGCCCTTTGACGGCGGAGGCTTCCACTACGAGCGGTCGATCGCCGTCGGAACCGACGTCGATGGCTTACTGGAGATTTTCGCTGTCAAGCTAGACGGCAGCATCAAGCGTCGCTTCCAAACCGGGAACGGCACCTGGAGTGATTGGTACGACCTGCAGGGCACGTTCAAGGGTTCACCACGAGTCGCCAGTAACGCGGACGGCCGCCTCGAACTTTTCGCCATCGGCACGGACAGCAAGCTCTACCATTCCTGGCAGGGCAGCCCGAACGGAGTCTGGTGGAGCGGATGGCAGCCCATCGACCACAACGGACGGCTCTTCAACCTCGAGAGATCGCAGCCATCCGTGGCCGTGGGACGCAACGAAGACGGACGCCTAGAGGTGTTCGGTCTCGGTATGGACAACGGGATCTACCGCATTGCGCAGGACAGCCCCAACGGACCTTGGACCACCGGCTGGTATGGCATGCCCGGCATTCAAGGCAACGAACAAAAACTGGTAGAAGTGGCAAGTAACGCAGACGGCCGCCTGGAACTCTTCGCCGTCGACAAAAACGATGCCGGATGGCATATCTACCAGACTGCCCCGAACGGCTCTTGGTCCAATTGGAGTCGCCTCACTGGCGACAATGCGCTCGGCAGCGCGATCGGCGTCGGACGCAACAGCGATGGCCGATTGGAAGCATTCGCCGCCGGCCCAATCGAGTACGGCGGCCCTGGGGGATCAAGGCGATATGTCTGGCATACCTACCAGAACGCCCCGAACAGCGATTGGTCCGGCTGGACCAAGATTGGCGGCTCAAGTGCGAACGCGCCAGTCGTCGCGAACAACGCCGACGGACGTCTGGAAATCTTCACCGAAATGCCAGGTCCTCGCGGATACCCATTCCACGCATGGCAGGACCCGAACGGGACATTCGGCTGGAGCCAGTTCTACGACCTCGGCTACTAACCCTGCCGTTTCGGTCTGGGGCAGCTAAGGGTTGGGTAGAAACGCAAGAGTGCCTTCCTGAGCTGGGACGATGTGCCTTGCCTAAGGGTCCTGTCGTTGCCAGAGGAAGGCACTTTCTGCGTGAAGGAGGATTACCAGTAACGCCGTCCTTCAGTAGCCAATCCGCGATGCCGAACATCCGCGCGTCGGCTGCGGGCCAGGGCCGAGCACCGGCTTCCGCCGCCCCGGGGGCCACCGTTTCGCCAACACGGTGCGGTCTCATGGAGAAACCCAGGCCGCCGGCTGCACAAGTGCAAGCCAACCGCGTCGAGGCGCGGGCGGGTCCTCAACGGGACCCATGAGGGTCTGCACCCGTACCCTTTCGAAGGCTCGGTCACACGGGGGCGGGTGCCTCGTATTCGGCGGCGAACAGCTCGGCAGCGGCTTCCGTGTAGCCGAACAGCCTTGCACAGACGAGGGGGTTGGTGTCGAGCGGGGCGAGCTCCCCCCAGATGACCACGAAGCGCGTCATGACGGTGGCCGGTCTCCAGATGCGCGTGTGAGGGAATCTCTGCGGCCTTCCAGGACGCCCAGCACCTCGTACGCCTCCCCCAGCGAGGACAGGAACAGCGCGCCGGTCTGCCGGTCTCCGCCGAGCGGGACGGCGAGGCGCCCGGCTGCCTTCACTGCGTCGTCTACCAGGGACGGATCCTTCAGCCGCTCCCGCATCACGGTCGGGGCAGTGGTCAGATCAACAAGCACGGCAGAGCTCCATTTCATGGGGCGTTGAGGAACGTGCGGTGGGAGGAGAAGGACTGGCCGTTCCGGCTACGTAGTAGCCGGGCCCGTGCGGGCCGTCCGGGTCGTCACGCAGCAGGTGTTCCTTGGCCAGGGCGGTGCAGGTGGTGCGGACGTGGTGGGGCTGGAGCGCGAAGTCGAGGCCGAGGAGGCCGGTCGGCAGCGCCTCGCCCGTGCGGTAGTGACCGGTACGGATCCGCTCGCGCACGGCGTCCCGCAGCGCGTTGACCTGCGGCCGCCCTGCCTCCCTGGCCACGATCACGTAGCCGCGTGGCGTGACGCGCAGGCTCCCGTGCGCGGCCAGCATGGCCAGTGCCGTCTGGACGTCCCCGGCCGGCAGCCCAACACGGTCCGCGAGGAGGGTTCCTGCGCCGAGGAGGCCGGTCGGCTTGTTGACAACGCGGGCACCGGGCCGGCAGCCCTGCACGTACGTACGGACCGCGGCGAGCACGTCCTGTCGTGCGGCCTGCCCGGCGGCGCCCGCCGCGGTGGTGGATGCATCCGTCACGCCGGATCACCTGCCCTCAGCGGCGAGATGCCCGGCGGCGGCGGTGCGGTAGCCGTAGAAGGCGTGCAGGGAACGGGCCGGGCGGCTACTTCGGCGGCTGCCTGGCGGCCCTCGGCGACTGCCTGCGCGGCACTTTCGGATACACCGCCCCCGCGACCCTGCTCTGGCGCGACGCCCGGACCGCGCACGAGCACCTGTCCCGGGGCCTGACACCGGAGGGCGAGCCGTACGACGTGTTCGGCGCGGTCGACGCCCTCGCCACGGACGGCATGCGCGTCACCCTGGCGTGAGCCGGGGCCCGCACCCGACTCGGCGGCCGGTCGCTGTGACCGGCGACCGGCGACCGGCGACCGGCGACCGGCACGATCCTCCTACCCGCGGATCGACTCCTGCGCCACGTCCCCTGGTAGGGCTTTGGTCAGTCGCCGAAGGGTGTGCCGTCCTGTGCGCAGGTGGTTCCGTCAGGCGGCAGGGTGCCGGAGACGAGGTACGCGGCGATGTGCCGCCGGGCGCAGGTGCTGGGGTTGAGCAGCTCGGTGTGGCCGTAGCCGTTCACCGTGAGGAGCCTGCCGCCGAGTTCGGCCGCGGCCCTGCGGGAGCTGGTGTACGCGGTGGCCGGGTCGAAGGTGTTGCCCACCACGAGGACCGGGGTGCCCTTCTGCTTGTTCCACGGCCCGTTGTAGGTGTGCGCCGCCTTCTCGGTCCAGCCGCTGCACACCGCTCCCCACGGCCAGGCGGTGTAGCCGGCGCGGGCGTACGAGGTCCGGGCCTGGGCGGCGTACGCGGCCGTGGTGACGGGATTGGGGCTCTCCCCGCAGATCACGGCCCGCTGCCGCCCGACGCTCGTGGTGTACGCGCCGTCGGCGGAGGCGGCTGACTCGGCGAAGGTGGTCGCGTCTGTCGGGGCGAAAGGGTAGCGGCCGACGCGGTCGCGGGCGAGGGCGTCGCTGTCGACGGGGTCGGGGCCGCGGAGGTCCCCGTACCGGCGGGCGGGGCGGTCTCCGTGGCGCGCCAGGCCTGTTCGAGCGTCCGCGCCACTGCGGCCCAGCCGGGGAAGCGGCCGAAGCCGGGGAGCGGCCTGACCGTGTACAGGGAGCTTTGGGCGGTGATCTGGAGGGCCCGGTCGTCGGTCGGCTCGCCGTCGAGGACGACCGGCGCGGCCTTGGTGCGCACGACGAGTTCGTCCCACTTGTCCAGTGTGGCGCCGACCGAGTCCGCGGCGAACGGGCAGGCCTCGGGACCGGCCGCGCCGCACTGCTCCAAGAACTCCTCGAACGTGGCGGCCATGCCGGTGTCGGAGCCGGCCCGCACGAAGGTGGTGAGGTCTCCTGCGGCCACGCCTTCGGGAAGACCGCGCCGTCGAGCACGGCCGCGCGGACCCGGCCGGGGAACAGGTTGAGGTAGGTGGCGCCGAGGAACGTGCCGTAGAAGGTCAGCCGCTCGTCGCCCACCGCCTGCCGGAGCAGGTCGAGGTCACGGGCGTTGTCCGCCGTCGACACATGGGTGACGAGCGGCCCTGCGTGCTGAACGCACTGCTCGTTGAGGCGCTGCTGGAACGCGACGAAGGCGGTGGTCTCCGCGTCGGTGAGCGGCGGTGTGCCGCCCGGGGCGCCGGCGAGGAAGCGTTCCTCCGCCGCGGGCGAGTCGAAGCACTGCACGACGGGTGTGGTGCGCCCGCCCATCCCCCGCGGGTCCCAGCTGACGATGTCGAAGCGTGCCCGCACCTCGTCGGGGAATCCGCCGATCGCCGCGGGGAGGTACTGGGTGCCCGCGTCGCCGGGGCCGCCCGGGTTCCAGAACAGGGTGCCGGTCTTGCGGCCGGGTCCTTCGGCCGGGTGGCGGATCAGGGCCAGCCGGAAGGTACCGGCGCCGACGGCGTCGTAGTCGACGGGCACCTCGGCCGTGGCGCAGTCGAACGCGGCGGTGGAAGCGCCGCCCGGGGCCGCCGCCGGGCATTCCCCCCAGGCCGGCACGGGGACCGGGACGCGGACCGGGGCCAGGGTCGGACTCGGGGCCGCGGCGCGGACGGGAGTGCCGCCGGGTGGTGCGGCGGACGCCGGTGCACCTGCGGTGAGGCCGGCGAGGAGGGAGACGGCGGCACAGCCCAGCAGGGTCCTGCTCTTGATCCTCATGCGGGAGCCTTCCGACGCACGGCGTCCGACCTCCCCTGATCACATCCGCACCAGCGTACGTGCGAATGGACGCACCGGCGCGCCGGACGGATCGCCCCGGTGGGGCAGGCAAGTGGCGTCGACTTCCGTCGTCACCACGTGACGATCCGGCCATCCTCGCCTGCATCGGCGGCTGGAAACGCCCCTCGACCCCACACTCCTGCAATTTCTTGCAGAATCTTGCGCAAGATGTTGCCGGCCTTCCGCGAGCCCACGGGCCGGCCCCGGACGCGACCCCAGGGAGCCCCGCATGACCCGGCAGCAGCACGTACACCGCACCCACCCCACCGCCTTCACCGCCTCCACCGCCTTCGCCGCACGCGCCGCCCTCCCCCTCCTCGCCGCGGCCTGCATCCTCTCCTCGGCGACGGACGCGCGGGCCGGGACCGGACCGGAGGAGCAGGCGGCCGTCACCTTCGAGGTCCGCGCCACGACCACGTGGGGCGAGCGCGTGTACGTCACCGGCAGCACTCCCGAGCTCGGTTCGTGGGACCCGGCCGCGGCGGTACCCCTGTCCGCGGCCGGCTATCCGAGCTGGAGCGCCACCACCACCGCGGCGCCGTCCTCGCCGGTTCTGTTCAAGTACCTGATCAAGCGGCCCGACGGGCAGGTCGTCTGGGAGCAGGGGCCGGACCGGCTGCTGAACACCGCGCCCGGTACCGCACCCGGCAGCGCCCCGCTCACCGTGCACGACACCTTCCGCACCGCACCCGACACCCCGGCCTCGGGCACCGCACCGGCCTGCGCCTCCGTCGGCACGACCTGGCGCTACGCGTCCGTACGCAACGACTGCGGCACTCCCCTACCGCTTCAGGTCCAGCACCGCAGCGGCGAACTCAGCGACTGCCGGCCGGTGCAGCCCGGCACGACGGCCACGTTCCCGGGCTCCGGACCGACCTCCGACCACGTGGTGGCCGTACGGATCTGCTGACCCGCACAGCGGATTGTCGCAATGAATGACAAACGTAGCCACAGAAGCCCCAACAGCCTCTGTAACCTCAATAACCCCACCAACTCGTGGTTCATTCGGGTGATTTTCGTTAATCCACCGAATTCTCAGTGCTTATGATCCACCTTCATGACAGGAAGTCAGAAGGCCCAGGAGCCCCGGACGGCCGCCCACGAAGACGCGGCCGACGTGGTCATCCTCGGAGCGGGGCCCGCCGGGCCTTGCGGCGTGACGCACGGTCCACACCCGAAACTGTCACCCTTGCTGGCTCTGGAGTCTCAGTGCGTGGCGCTCAAAGCCGTGGAGCCGACTCGGGCCGCTGGTTGGCCAGGGTGGCCAACCAGCGCGCTCCGGTCTCATCAGCTGGGGTCAGAGCCCGCTCCTGGCCAGCGGCCGGGATCTTGGCGTTCTCAGGCCAGTCACAGACCTTCAGGACCGGGTTGAAGTGGAGGATGCTCGGACACTCCTTCAGGTACACCACGCCCTGCGAGCAGCGGAACAGCGTCCACAGCACCAGGCTCCGGGCCAGGCCGCTGCGCAGGGCACCGTCACGGCGTTAGCGCCACAGGGCACCGGGCCCGGCAACCACGTTGAGCAGCAGGTTCGTCGGAGTGACGGCCGGACTGGGCACGCCGAGCAGGCTGATCTGGACCGGGAGGAGGAAGACTGCCCCCGACACACCGACGTGTGACTGAGCGCGACAGTTGGCCCGTCGGGCCAGCAGGATGCTCAGATCCAGCGACGCCCGCGAACGGTCAGCCGCCGTGGAGGCCCCACTCGTCGAGGCCGCTGTAGACGTGGGCTTCGAGACATCGAGGGGCGTCGAGACCGATGGCTTCGCCGCGGTAGACGGCGATCAGCGAGTCCCTGCCCGGCCACCAGGTGTCGCTAAGGCCCTGCACTTCAGGTACCGGCTCGTAGTCGGCGAGGTCCAAAGAGTCGACGGCTTTGCCGGTGATCTTCGTGATGGTCTTGGCCCAGCGTCTCGCGTGGGCGGCCAGGGCCAGCGATTCGACCAACCGACTGTGCTGGCGTGCAGGGGTGTCCAGCGGTGGGCATCGATCCCGAACGCGCCTTCGGGGCCGATCATGAATCCGTAGGCCATGGAGACCCGGCAGCTCCCGGCTGGGAACCGCCGGCCCTCCGCAGCCGGGCCCTCGGGACAGCCAGCGTTCAGGATGCGCGGCACGAGCAGGTGAATCCGAGATCACTGGTCATGTCGCTGGAGCCTAATGACCAGCTCCGGCCCCGCCTCGGCCGGGAGTCCCTCTTACCCGCCGCCCTGCGGGGCCATCCCCAGCGCTCGCCTGGGCCAACTAGAACGCTCAGGGGCCAGGTACACCGCTCAGTTACAGCCGCTGTGACTTAGCGCGCTAGTTGGCCCGGATGGACAACTAGCGCGCTAAATCTTGGATGCCTCTCACCTGCGGAAACGCGCACACATGATGCGTTCCTCCCGGTTGGCGATATCGATCGCCTCACCTGCGTCCCAGCTGGGACAGCTCATTGGATCAAGTCGGTATGCGGATGCTCGGGGGAGGTCGGGCAGACGTAGATCTGCATGTTGTCCGTGCTGCCTACTTCTACCCCCGTCGGCTGCGACGGGTTCTGGCCCGCGTAGTGAGATCCAGCAGCGTTGGCCTGGTCTTCCTCCGGCACCCAGCCTTCGTCGCCGTCTCACTCCCAGGAAGCGATCGTCAGCAGCGGGACCATCTGCACCTCACACACAGCGCAGTACCGGGGGTACGGGTCCGTGCGGCCCCACGGGGGCCAGCCGCCGACCTTCCAGCCGGGTGCGTTGCCCAGATGGATGGAATAGAAGTCGCGCGGATACGCCGCGTAGGAGCTGGCCAGGTCGGCGCCGCCTGTCTGCCACCTGTTCCAGTCCTCCAGCATCAGCTGCAGCTCCGGGCTCAGGTCCAGGCTGTTGGGGTACTCGGTGATCGCTTCTGGTGCCAGCAGGCACGGCTCCGGCACGTAACCCGGATAGTCCGCCTCGTACGGTTCCGGTGGCGCGACGAGGACGTCGCCGACGTCCGCGGCGGACCGCCAGAACAGTGCGGTCGCCGGCTTGTAATCCGGATCGTGCTCATGCGGGCACCAGAGAATCTGAAGCAGATCGGCCTGGCCGGGCGGCCGCAACAGGGGTATGTCACGCAGGAACAGCTGAGCCACGGGCAACATCGGGACCGGGCATTCGGCAGGCTCGGGAGGACCGGCGTCGCGCCGTTTGGCGAGCCACACGGCATTGCGCTCCTTGAGCGCCTCCTCCTCGGGCGTGAGCGTGGACTCGAGGTCAGGGCGCCACCGGTACTGCAAGAGTCTCTCGAGCCGCACTTCGGTCGGTGACCGGCGGGATCCGGTGTCCACGTGCAGGTGCGCGTCTTCGCAGTGCGGCCACGGCTCTCCTGCCGGCCATAGCAACGGCCCGCCGACCGAGCTGTCCCTGACCGAAGGCGACCCCGGACGCGGATGCAGCCGTATCGCAGGACGTGCCATCGGAGCCAGCTCAGGGAAGACCGCTGCCACCTCGACAGGCCGGGGCGGAGTAGTGCGTACGAAACTCATACCGGCGATCTTGTCACCAGCTACCGACAGCGGAGGCTAGCCCACCCGGCACCCTCGGGCGGCCCAACTAGACCAGGACGCCGCTGACCTGCGGAAATGCCGCAGAGGGCTGATATGGGCGTGATGCCCCCTGGCCCCCTGCTCGGGCCTCTCAACGGGCGCAGCCCGTCTGGCCTGCCCGGTCCTCGGGGCCGCCCACATCGCTCAGTGGGCCAACTGGACGCTCAACGATCGAGTACAGCGCTCAAGATTCCGCACCTCCATACATGCAGGCCAACGTCGCTACGTGCCGCCTGAGGAGAGAGTTGCCCTGGGGAGCTCCGCTGTCAGAGGCAGTTGACAAGATCACCGATATGAACGTCACTCCCATCACTCCGCCGCGGCCGATTGACGTGACCGCGGTCTTTCCTCAGCTGGCCCCGCTGGCCCGCACGGCGACCCGGCTGCACCCCCGCCCCGGGGCGCCGACGCCCCAGGACAGCTCGATCGGCGGGCCACTGCTGTGGCCCGCCGACGAGCCGTGGCCCCACTGCGACGGCCCTCATGAAGTGGATGGAATCAACCCGGCGCTGTCCCCGGCGGATGTGCGGCTGCAGCGACAAATCAGTGTCGCCTGCCGCGGCAGGAGCCTCACCCCGCAGGAACGAGAGATCCTTGAGCGGATCCGCCCCCCTCGGCAGGGCCCGCTGAAATTCGTGGCAGCCCGGCCGTATGACGGTTCCATAGCGATGCTGCCGGTCGCGCAGCTGTACGCGCGGGACGTGCCCGATCTGGACGCGCCTGAGGGAACTGACCTGCTGCAGGTTCTGTGGTGTCCCTTCGACCATCCGATCATGCCCAGGACCGTGCTGTTCTGGCGGTCGGCAGCCACCGTCACCGACATCCTCACCACGCCCCCCGAACCGCCGGCGATGCAGTTCGACGACTACCTGCCCGAGCCGTGCCCGCTCAGCCCGGAGCAGGTCACCGAGTACCCCGACCACATGGAGCTGAGTGAGGACCTCCAGGAGCAGATCGGGAACTGGAGGGTGTCTCAGGCAGCCGACGAGGACATGGAGCCGGAGACGTACTACGACTGTGTGCTGTCCGCCGCACCTGGCTGGAAGGTCGGCGGCTGGCCCTCCTGGGGTCCCACCGACCCTGGGCCGCGCCCCTGCCCCACCTGCGGCAGCGAAATGGATGCCCTGCTGACCATCGCCTCATCCGAAGAAGGGGGCGACGACGCGCGAAGCTGGTTCCCGTACGGGGATCCAGCTACTGAAGCTGCCATCGGCTTCGACCCCAGGCGCCCCACGGCAGTCCAGATAGGCCGCAGCTACGACCAGCAGCTGTACATCTGCCCGGCATCACCGGAGCACCCCCACATCGAGCTGATGCAGTAGCCGGCCAGACGACACCAGGCCCGCCTTGCTGAGGTCCCGGCCCTCCTGGTTCAACTGCTGCCTCGATGCCACCACCAGGAGCAGATCCCGGTCGGCCCGCACAGGATTTCCCGCATTGAGGCCAACTACAACGCTAAGGGGCCAAGTACAGCGCTAAGTGAGCGTTTTGGTTATGTTCGCACTGGTCTGACGCAGTTTTGAACTGCCGGTGCCGCAGAATTGCCGTGCCGTCTGTACTGGAATATGGCTTTCCTGAAGAGCGGTCGGCAGGCGAAGTGATCCGGTTGTCACCGGAACATCCCGTCTCAATTGCACATGACCTACTTCGCGACGTATCCAGGACGCCTGCCAACGCTCCCGATGCCACCGCACACGCCCTCCCCGACAGCTGCAAGCGCCGGTATCCCCACATCATGCGACCACCCCGGCCCTACCCCAGCGACCTGTCCGACGCGCGGTGGGAACTGATCCGCCCCACCCTCGAAACCTGGCGCCAGGCCCGCGCCGGAATCCGCCGGCCCCACCACGACCTGCGGGCACTCATGAACGCCATCCTCTACGTCGACCGCACCGGCATCCCCTGGCGCTACCTACCGCACGACTTCCCACCCTGGCAAAGCGTCTACGGCTACTTCGCCCACTGGCAAAACGACGGCATCTTCGACCACCTCAACGGCCTCCTGCGCACCCTGCCCCGCCAGGCCGAAGGCCGCGAACCAGAGCCCACCGCCTG
It contains:
- a CDS encoding DUF6302 family protein, coding for MLVDLTTAPTVMRERLKDPSLVDDAVKAAGRLAVPLGGDRQTGALFLSSLGEAYEVLGVLEGRRDSLTRASGDRPPS
- a CDS encoding alpha/beta hydrolase, yielding MICGESPNPVTTAAYAAQARTSYARAGYTAWPWGAVCSGWTEKAAHTYNGPWNKQKGTPVLVVGNTFDPATAYTSSRRAAAELGGRLLTVNGYGHTELLNPSTCARRHIAAYLVSGTLPPDGTTCAQDGTPFGD
- a CDS encoding carbohydrate-binding module family 20 domain-containing protein, coding for MTRQQHVHRTHPTAFTASTAFAARAALPLLAAACILSSATDARAGTGPEEQAAVTFEVRATTTWGERVYVTGSTPELGSWDPAAAVPLSAAGYPSWSATTTAAPSSPVLFKYLIKRPDGQVVWEQGPDRLLNTAPGTAPGSAPLTVHDTFRTAPDTPASGTAPACASVGTTWRYASVRNDCGTPLPLQVQHRSGELSDCRPVQPGTTATFPGSGPTSDHVVAVRIC
- a CDS encoding chitin binding peritrophin-A domain-containing protein, producing the protein MLWTLFRCSQGVVYLKECPSILHFNPVLKVCDWPENAKIPAAGQERALTPADETGARWLATLANQRPESAPRL